One stretch of Cohnella algarum DNA includes these proteins:
- a CDS encoding MerR family transcriptional regulator yields MKIGELAARTGASVRSLRYYEEQGLLTPVRSGNGYRDYSPFAEEQVRTIQLYLNLGLTTEQIAGFLNCVLKNKEAFCSEVLPVYRQKLEEIETQIRLLQNIKSNLEDRIRSILEERQQAETEEKT; encoded by the coding sequence ATGAAAATCGGAGAGCTCGCGGCGCGCACCGGGGCGAGCGTTCGTTCGCTGCGCTATTATGAGGAGCAAGGGCTATTGACGCCGGTTCGGAGCGGGAACGGCTACCGGGATTATTCGCCGTTTGCGGAAGAACAAGTGCGGACGATTCAGCTGTACCTCAATCTCGGGTTGACGACGGAGCAGATCGCCGGCTTTTTGAACTGCGTGTTGAAAAACAAGGAAGCGTTCTGCAGCGAAGTGCTCCCGGTTTATCGCCAAAAGCTCGAAGAGATCGAAACCCAAATCCGCCTGCTGCAGAACATCAAGTCGAATTTGGAGGATCGCATCCGGTCGATTTTGGAGGAGCGGCAGCAGGCCGAAACGGAGGAAAAAACATGA
- a CDS encoding thioredoxin family protein has product MSLQTVDASTFQSAVRENEVTLVEFGAEWCPPCKVLLPILEEMDREEGGRAAILQVDCDESPELASAYGVMSMPTVIVFHRGEPADKFVGLRPKSVYQTALARYRSGETDAG; this is encoded by the coding sequence ATGAGCCTGCAAACGGTCGACGCTTCAACCTTTCAAAGCGCCGTTCGGGAAAACGAAGTGACGCTGGTCGAATTCGGCGCGGAGTGGTGCCCTCCCTGCAAAGTTTTGCTGCCTATTCTGGAGGAGATGGACCGAGAAGAAGGAGGCCGGGCGGCGATATTGCAAGTCGATTGCGACGAATCGCCGGAGCTCGCTTCGGCGTACGGCGTGATGTCGATGCCGACCGTCATCGTGTTTCATCGCGGCGAACCGGCGGACAAATTTGTCGGACTCCGGCCCAAGAGCGTCTATCAAACGGCGTTGGCCAGGTATCGAAGCGGGGAAACGGACGCCGGCTGA